A single genomic interval of Orcinus orca chromosome 19, mOrcOrc1.1, whole genome shotgun sequence harbors:
- the C19H17orf99 gene encoding protein IL-40 — protein MRVLRLLCLAALATSSSAKQEKEPVSQLQADFTLLDRGSGLRVEVFCQASSGSPPITYRLVRRNGHIHMQQTQNPGQPANFSFPLNQTSDWFRCQAENNISVQHTPFTLVPPGELPQGPTFALAACLISIIAVFSWKLSWTKQIRC, from the exons ATGAGGGTCCTGCGGCTGCTCTGCTTGGCTGCGCTAG CCACCAGCAGCTCCGCAAAGCAGGAGAAAG AGCCGGTGTCCCAGCTGCAAGCTGACTTCACCCTGTTGGACAGGGGGTCAGGCCTCAGGGTAGAGGTGTTCTGCCAGGCATCCTCGGGCAGCCCACCCATCACCTACAGACTGGTCAGGAGGAACGGGCACATCCACATGCAGCAGACTCAGAACCCTGGGCAGCCAGCCAACTTCTCCTTCCCACTGAACCAGACGTCGGACTGGTTCCGGTGCCAGGCTGAAAACAACATCAGCGTCCAGCACACTCCCTTCACACTGGTGCCCCCAG GAGAGCTGCCCCAGGGACCCACCTTCGCGCTGGCTGCCTGCCTCATCTCCATCATAGCCGTCTTTTCTTGGAAACTGAGCTGGACCAAGCAGATCAG atgctaa
- the SYNGR2 gene encoding synaptogyrin-2, with translation MESGAYGAAKAGGSFDLRRFLTQPQVVVRAVCLVFALIVFSCIFGEGYSNTHESRQQYCVFNRNEDACRFGSAIGVLAFLASAFFFVIDVYFPQISNATDRKYLVISDLLFSALWTFMWFVSFCFLANQWAATKPEYVLVGADSARAAIAFSFFSVFSWGVLASLAYQRYKAGVDDFIQNYVDPTLDPSTAYASYPGAPVDSYQQPPFTQNAETTEGYQPPPVY, from the exons ATGGAGAGCGGGGCCTACGGCGCGGCCAAGGCGGGCGGCTCCTTCGACCTGAGGCGCTTCCTGACGCAGCCGCAGGTGGTGGTGCGCGCCGTGTGCTTG GTCTTCGCCTTGATCGTGTTCTCATGCATCTTCGGTGAGGGCTACAGCAACACCCACGAGTCCAGACAGCAGTACTGCGTGTTCAACCGCAACGAGGACGCGTGCCGCTTCGGCAGCGCCATCGGGGTGCTGGCCTTCCTGGCCTCGGCCTTCTTCTTCGTGATCGACGTCTATTTCCCCCAGATCAGCAACGCCACTGACCGCAAGTACCTGGTCATCAGCGACCTGCTCTTCTCAG CTCTCTGGACCTTCATGTGGTTCGTCAGCTTCTGCTTCCTTGCCAATCAGTGGGCAGCCACCAAGCCGGAATACGTGCTGGTGGGAGCCGACTCGGCCCGGGCGGCCATCGCCTTCAgcttcttttctgtcttctcctgg GGCGTGCTGGCCTCCTTGGCCTACCAGCGCTACAAGGCCGGAGTGGATGACTTCATCCAGAACTACGTGGACCCCACTCTGGACCCCAGCACGGCCTACGCCTCCTACCCAGGCGCGCCTGTGGACAGCTACCAACAGCCGCCCTTCACCCAGAACGCCGAGACCACAGAGGGCTACCAGCCGCCCCCCGTGTACTGA